Sequence from the Pongo pygmaeus isolate AG05252 chromosome 23, NHGRI_mPonPyg2-v2.0_pri, whole genome shotgun sequence genome:
tttcaccgtgttagccaggatggtctcgatctcctgccctcgtgatccgcccgcctcggcctcccaaagtgctgggattacaggcgtgagccaccgcgcctggccccattaaataatttttaaatgtttaactgaCACTGCACTTCTGGGATAAACTCTACTTTAGTCATGTGTGTTATCCTTTTAAGGTGCTGCTGgacttctcttatttatttatgtatttattttatttagaggcagggtctcattctgtcctccaggctggagtgtagtggtgcaatcatagctcactgcagccttgaactcttgggctcaagcgatcctttcatctcagcctccccagtaactgggactacagccatgtgccgccacacccagctaattttagggtttttagtaaagacggggttttgccgtgttggccatgctggtcttgaattcctgacctcgtgatctgtccgcctcggcctcccaaagtgctgagattacaggtgtgagccactgcacccacccacaattaattttaaagtgttctttttacttgaaaaagaaaatctgtaccCTTAGCTTCCTGGCCCCCACCAAATTCCTTCCCAACTTCACTTGCAACCCCCCACCCTaaacaaccactaatctattatTTTTGTCTGTAATCTTTCTGTTCACTAGTCTTTCTGTCTttgtagatttgcctattctgaacatttcatattaATGAAATTGCACAACCTGTGGTGCTTTATATGTGGCATCTTTCATTCAGCatactttttttcagtttcattcatgttgtagcatgtattagcacttcatttgtttgtatttttgagtaatatttcatcgtgtggatataccacattttatggatatttggattatttccagcTTTTTGGTTATTATGGATAGTGCTGCTATGCCCACTCATATACAAGCTTGTCTGTGAGCACATGTTCTCATTTCTCCTGagtgtatacctaggagtagatCTGCAGGATCATATGGTTAACTCGATGTTTCACCATTCCAGgactgctaaactgttttccaaagtgcctGCACTATTTTACTTCCTCCtcagcagtgtataagggttccgaTTTCTCCATAGCCTCATTAACACTTGCTATTATCTTTTTCATTATCAGTAAGTGgcatctcattctggttttgatttgcatttctctcatgactaatgatgttgagcatcttttcatgtacttatcggccatttgtatattttctttggagaaatgtgcatttgcttcatgtatttttaaaaaccattttatcaatatacatatttaaggtatacaacttgatgagtttgAAATAAGTATATACCCATAAAAATGTCACCACAGTGAATGCCATAAACATATTCATCACTTCAAAAAGTTTGCTCCCTCTCTCTTCATTTCTAATTCTTATGTTTTGTGATAAGGACACTTAACGTAAGATCTATTTCCAGTAAATCTTTAAGGGTGTAATACAgtgttgttaactgtagtcactacGCTGTACAGGAGGTCTCTAGGACTTATCCCTCCGGCATAACTGAAGCTTTGCACCCAATGAGCAATGCCTGCTTGTTTCCTCCTCCCCagagcccttggcaaccaccattctactctctgcttctcagTTGAATATTTAGATTCCTCATGTACGTGAGATTATGTGTATTTGTCCtactgtgtctggcttctttaacttagTATATTTGCTGCAAATGGaaggatttcctttttattttattttattttaatttttttcgagactgagtctcgctctgttgcccaggctggagtgcagtggcgcgatctaggctcaccgcaagctccgcctcctgggttcacaccattctcctgcctcagcctcccaagtagctgggactacagatgtccgccaccgcgcccggctgatttttttttttttgtatttttagtagagacggggtttcaccgtagccaggatggtctcgatctcctgacctcgtgatccgccggcctcggccttccaaagtgctgggattacaggcgtaagccaccacgtcaGGCCAGGATTTCCTTTATTAAAAAGGCTGAATGATGTTCCATTGTAcgtatctgccacattttctttatgtactcATCcgtggttgaaaaaaaaattttttttaagcatcTCTTTCAATCTTTGCAGATTGGCTTTGTGCTGGGGCATTCCTTCAACAGCTAACCAGGATATTAACAACTCTGTCTTAGCCTTCACTTCTTGATAACCCTGGACCTAGAGATCTTCCAAAGGAAAAAGCTTAGGGTCTTCTCAGATCTTTCCCAAATGCGTGACCGGCCCTGGGTATGTGCATGACATTTGAAATCCCCAATAAACACAAGTATTTTTTGAATGCCCTAATTTCCCAAAGAAACTCTCCCAGATTTTCCTCCCAGGCTTTATGTAATATATTGTATGTCTGAACCAAAACTTTTTGTCCCAGGGAGCTGTGGGTTTTTTGGTCATCTCAGAATGTTTTCAAGCAATGCCTGCCACTTTTCTACCTTGAGTGGATTCAGACTTGGGCAAGACAGACAAATGCCTCATTTTAGTCTTTCAGATCGTTTCTGACCGGTTAGAACAGAGAATTGAAGTCATTTGTGAATAAGGTCTGCCTTGCTCCCTCTGGAACCTGGGACCTGGGTCCTAAACTGGGAAAGTGGACTACTGCCTTCAAGATCACCATCAAGCTGATGAAGGGGTGGGGCAAGGGCAACACCACTCTTCTGTCACTTTGAAGTTGCCCTTTCCTCATTTCAGTGCTTTCCTGACTGATGTAAGTCTTTTACTGTTTTCCAGAGTTCTGGCAAAGTTTCTGCTGCTTTTTCTCCATGTTTCCATAGAGGGACAGGAGTTTGGAGCTGTCTACTCTGCCATTTTCCTGATGTCACTCCACTTCTGAGTCTTTCCTATCTTTGTGGATAGGAGAGATGTCGATCTCGGATATGATACCCTCTAAGGATGGGGTCCTTCATGATGTGATATACAACTTAATATTCATTATATGGTTTTATGTCCCCAACATGTCTAGTAACCAAGGAGTGGACATAGGAGCACCCCGCTCACTAGCACTCTCAGTGACACACTTGGGGAATCTGTGCTTCATGTCTACAGCTTTAGGCTCTGTGAGCTGAAGTCTTGGACTCTGTGAGTGGCAgtgtggggagtgggggaggcaTTTCCACCAAGTGATACAGTAAGAGTTTCACTAAACACAAAGCTATGGCTGCTTCCTAGACAGTCCATGCGCTTGTAAACTGGCAAGCAGAGTTAGCATTCTGGAAAGAGGTGATTGCCTGTAATCATCATTAGGAAGAAAGGATGTTGCCAGATAATAATAGGAAGGAGCAATGTATTTGGTACTCAGATGATTCATGCTATCTCTTGGTACTTGCATGTTTAGATATAACTATGTAAGTGTAACAACCACTGCCTCATAAAGGCATAGTAAGCAGGGGCTGAGACCCCCTTAGGCAAGAGGAGCAGGATCAACCCACCGGGCAAACAACCTAGACCAGCAAACGTGCTAGCCAGAGGATGAGAAGTGACAAGTATCAGTCTCTGTATGGGGTCCAACTACAATAGCAGGGGCTATGGTTTGTCCTTTCCCATTGACCCTTCTCTTGTACATTCCCCCATGACTGGTGACCAGTTAGAAACATGGAGCAGCTCTACCTGGATGGAATGAACTTTAAGAAGCAGGTGGATCTGAGCAATGTACACATGGGTGGCTTGCGGATGTTGCTGGCACCCTGCCTAAACATTCATCCTCCAATTGCTTTGAGTGTTGACGAAGGAAGCACACAGTTGCCCTTTTCCCCAGAGAACTGACCTTACTGAAACAGAAGGCCCCCTTCCACCTCACACCCTTGGCTGAAGGGCACAAAAGGCCCCTGGTCTTGAGGTAGGACTAACTCTGTAGGGCAATTTGCCCTCCAGAGCTTCCCTGGGACGGGGTGGGGTGGTGAAGCCGGCCTCCAGCTGAGACCACAACCTTGCTGAGCTTCTTGTCTCCTGCCCCCCTCACTCTTCTGAGAATGACCCTAATTAAATCACTTGAACAATGGCCTTCTCAGGGTCAGCTTCTAAGGAACCTGATACAAAATAGTCACATAAAACCAATACGATGGTGAACTTTATAGTATGTAAATTCTATCTCAGTAAggctgttgtatttttttttaaatatttactatttatttacagtaactacatttttttaagttctacCTCATCAGGGGATACATTCCTGGGAACCCCTGGTCAGGTCAAACATCTTATGTTGAACATCTAAGTATTGCTGATTTAAAGGGGAGATGTGCTTGTTCTTGAGCTCCCAAATTAATAGGTGATTGAATTCTTTTGAAAACACTAAATTCCACTGAAATGGCCTCCAATATAGTGAATTGAGAGTAAACATGGGCTACCCTGCAACAGGTCAAGGCAGCTACCCCTCATTGATAAGGGTGATGATTTGcagattcttttgtctttttgctcAGTACACACTTCAGAGCCACAAAACACATACATTTACTCAATGTTTATGTAATTCAGCCTTTActgtaaaaaaggaaacaataaaaacaaaaccctattAATAAACACAATGCAAACAATGCCCAAGATTATCATAAAAACACACTAGCAAGCCACAAGTACCAGAGAGGGGTGAACAGGCATATCTGCTAGCTCTCCTCTTGcagtcctcagcctcccacaggagGCACAAGGTCCAAActattcctcaaaaaaaaaaggacagcctCTTTATGCTGAAATAGGAACTTTAAAGGAAGCTCTTCTTGTAGTCCAAATGGATGTACCTTGTGGTGTGGCTGCAAGGACTCTGGATTTTACCGCTTGTGTATTCCTAACTATAGCTAGGCCTGTCACCTGCTGTTCCTGTGATCTCAGCTTTACCCAGAAGAGCTCCTGAAGCAGAGTGGGTACACAGAAATCTGGAATGAATAGCTATCTGCTCAAAAACTCTTGTTTAAAAACAGATgactggggccgggcgcagtggctcatgcctgtaatcccagcagtttgggaggccgaggcgggcggatcatgaggtgaggagattgagaccatcctgggcaacatggtgaaaccccgtctctactaaaaatacaaaaattagctgggcatggtgatgccagccactcgggaggctgaggcaggagaatcctttgaaccagggagtcagaggttgcagcgagccgagactgcgccactgcactccagcctggcgacagagcgagactgtctcaaaacaaacaaagaaacaaacaaaccagatgATTGGGAGactgaagaggaaaaaagatgGGAGACAACGTAGGGAAAGGATGGGGCCTCACAGATTCAGCTGTGGGTGGGGGGCAATCATTACCTCAGCAGAAGCACAAGGAATTGTCCCCGAGGTGAgctttggaaagaaaacaaaaacaaaaacaaaaaaagcaaaaacacctAAATTTCCTTTATTAAAGTGACATATAATCATGTTTTCTGATTCTCTTCACTGTCTGCCtcgggggagggggtggggaaggtGTTAATGATGCTGATCCCTAATTCTGCTTCAAGGAGATCTGGTGGGGACTTTTTCCACCAGTCCAGAGTTTGCTGGTGCTGACCTTATCCCTGTATCAAGGGCCTTGAATGTGGGAGGCTAATAGGATGGGTGGGTTGCAGGAGGCAGAAGAGGGGATGGCCTAGAGAGTTTCTCCATTCAGAGCTGGAGAGTTGTTGAAGGGAAGGGTATTTTAAAAGGGCTCCACCCACCCCTAGCCCCAGCCCCTCAGCTGTGGGGAGAGGCCACCTCCTCTGATGGGGTCTCGATGCTGCTGCTCTGCTCCTGGTCTGGCAcatcctcctcttcctgctccaAGTTGAAGTTCTGTGAACAAAGTCACAGGTGAGGCCTGGCCCTGCATTTGCTCAACCGCAGCTCTGATACATTTAGTGGGGCAAACTTAGGCAAGAGCCACTCTACTGGGTTGTAGTCCCTATCCCTGAAGAGAAGCCGTTTCTTCCATCCCACCCGAAATGTGGACCTGACCTACCTCGAGCTCCTGAAGAATCTCATCCATGAAGTCCTGGGAGTTCTGTTTGTAAGACACAGCTAATCGAATTGCATCATTGAAGAGCTGGGGGTGAGGTAGAGATGGTGGATGAGCGTGCCTTGCACTCTGCCCAGTCCACCCCACTGGCCCCACTGTGAGACTACACAATACTCCATTCCTAAAATCAGCAACCTTACCCCTCCATTTGCCTCTCCCCGTCACCCTGACCTATGGATGGTCAATGGACTTCTGCCTCATCAAGTCCAGGCCCATCagctcctcccctccctgccacccATGCCCATGCACTGTCCCGGTTCTCTCCATCACACCTGCAGTAAGCCCTTCTCTTCACAGCTTCCTTTACCACCTAGCGCCCTGACCTTGCTAGCTACCTCTGCAGTCAACCATACCTTCACAACATTGGTACCATCAGCAGCTGAGACGAAATACAGGGGCAGGGAGAACTTCTTGGCAAAATTGAAGCTTTTTTGGGTCACGTTTATGTCTGCTGTAAAGAGAAGGTAGGACATTGGTCTGTCTgtcaagggaagggaagagggttTGGAGAGGGGGCCACTGGAGGCCTTCATTCCAGAAAGTGGGATAGGCAGGGATGATTGGGAAACATGTCCTAGAAAGAGCTCAGTTAATAGGGATCTGTGTCTTGGAAAGAGCGCAGGTAGGCTTAGCTGGCTTCTTTATAAGGTGGGAAGAATGCAAGCAACCAAGGGTTGTATCTTATCGTGGGAGGGAGGACCAATCACTGAAGGTTGCCTGCCTGGGGAATGGAGGAGGAAATGTGTGAGGGCGGGTCCCCAGTGAATTGCTAACACCCACGTGCAGGATGGCCCCACCGTCAATTTTATTGGCCACCACGAGGCATGGGATCTCTGGTCTGAACTCCCGAAGCTCTGTATACCAGGCGCTCAGGTTCTTATAGGTGACTTTCCTCTGTACATCAAACACCTGCAAAGGGCAGAGGAAGAAAGATAGCTCAGGTATGTCAATGTTTCTGCACCCCATCTCCAGGTGACTCACACACCCAAGCAGGTGAGCATGAGCACATggcgctgttggtgggaatgctcTGAATTGCAGCCTCTCTGACCACAGAGGCTGCCCTTTCTCAGGGAAGCCGCCTGGAGCCTCGAGatgcaaaaatgtttttaaaaatcttattcttggcccagtgcagtggctcacacctgtaatcccagcactttgggaggttgaggcgggtcgatcacctgaggtcaggagtttgagaccagcctggccaacatggtgaaactccgtctctactaaaaatgcaaaaaattagctgggcgtggtggcgcatgcctgtaatctcagctacttgggaggctgaggcaggagagttgcttgaactagggagacggaggttgcagcgagcccagatcatgccattgtactccagcctgggcaacaagagcaaaactctgtctgaaataaataaataaataacgtaTGCCTTTTTTGTTATCTTGTCATCTAATCTTAATCACCTATTTTAACAATCATAAATTGAATAAATTTGCCAATCGATAGTCTGTTAGAAATTGtaaaaacttttgtgttttttagtctACTCTTGTATTTATTGCTTAAACTGTTTTAAAGTTCCTCTGTAGTAACTGTAAATGTTTCTAGAGTTTTACTTTAGTTACTATTGATttacttttacttatttactttttagagacagggtttcactctgtcacccaggctagaatgcagcggctcaatcacagctcactgtaacctcaaaactcctgggcttaagggatccttctatcgcagcctcccaag
This genomic interval carries:
- the RABL2B gene encoding rab-like protein 2B isoform X8, encoding MERFLMDGFQPQQLSTYALTLYKHTATVDGKTILVDFWDTAGQERFQSMHASYYHKAHACIMVFDVQRKVTYKNLSAWYTELREFRPEIPCLVVANKIDADINVTQKSFNFAKKFSLPLYFVSAADGTNVVKLFNDAIRLAVSYKQNSQDFMDEILQELENFNLEQEEEDVPDQEQSSSIETPSEEVASPHS
- the RABL2B gene encoding rab-like protein 2B isoform X9 gives rise to the protein MERFLMDGFQPQQLSTYALTLYKHTATVDGKTILVDFWDTAGQERFQSMHASYYHKAHACIMVFDVQRKVTYKNLSAWYTELREFRPEIPCLVVANKIDDINVTQKSFNFAKKFSLPLYFVSAADGTNVVKLFNDAIRLAVSYKQNSQDFMDEILQELENFNLEQEEEDVPDQEQSSSIETPSEEVASPHS
- the RABL2B gene encoding rab-like protein 2B isoform X6, which encodes MAEHRTKPSELDQGKYDADDNVKIICLGDSAVGKSKLMERFLMDGFQPQQLSTYALTLYKHTATVDGKTILVDFWDTAGQERFQSMHASYYHKAHACIMVFDVQRKVTYKNLSAWYTELREFRPEIPCLVVANKIDDINVTQKSFNFAKKFSLPLYFVSAADGTNVVKLFNDAIRLAVSYKQNSQDFMDEILQELENFNLEQEEEDVPDQEQSSSIETPSEEVASPHS
- the RABL2B gene encoding rab-like protein 2B isoform X4, whose protein sequence is MAEHRTKPSELDQGKYDADDNVKIICLGDSAVGKSKLMERFLMDGFQPQQLSTYALTLYKHTATVDGKTILVDFWDTAGQERFQSMHASYYHKAHACIMVFDVQRKVTYKNLSAWYTELREFRPEIPCLVVANKIDADINVTQKSFNFAKKFSLPLYFVSAADGTNVVKLFNDAIRLAVSYKQNSQDFMDEILQELENFNLEQEEEDVPDQEQSSSIETPSEEVASPHS
- the RABL2B gene encoding rab-like protein 2B isoform X7 — protein: MACILQGLNQPQQLSTYALTLYKHTATVDGKTILVDFWDTAGQERFQSMHASYYHKAHACIMVFDVQRKVTYKNLSAWYTELREFRPEIPCLVVANKIDADINVTQKSFNFAKKFSLPLYFVSAADGTNVVKLFNDAIRLAVSYKQNSQDFMDEILQELENFNLEQEEEDVPDQEQSSSIETPSEEVASPHS
- the RABL2B gene encoding rab-like protein 2B isoform X10, whose amino-acid sequence is MACILQGLNQPQQLSTYALTLYKHTATVDGKTILVDFWDTAGQERFQSMHASYYHKAHACIMVFDVQRKVTYKNLSAWYTELREFRPEIPCLVVANKIDDINVTQKSFNFAKKFSLPLYFVSAADGTNVVKLFNDAIRLAVSYKQNSQDFMDEILQELENFNLEQEEEDVPDQEQSSSIETPSEEVASPHS
- the RABL2B gene encoding rab-like protein 2B isoform X5 → MERFLMDGLYPSRFESATAAVHVRPDPVQAHSHGRWQDHPCGLLGHGRPGAVPEHACVLLPQGPRLHHDPLLKAWGVSSATMPVSAGSCHQPQSAARGLVFDVQRKVTYKNLSAWYTELREFRPEIPCLVVANKIDADINVTQKSFNFAKKFSLPLYFVSAADGTNVVKLFNDAIRLAVSYKQNSQDFMDEILQELENFNLEQEEEDVPDQEQSSSIETPSEEVASPHS